One Actinomycetospora corticicola genomic window, GCCGACGTGGAGCCCCGCCCGGGTACCGGCCTCGCCGGTGCCCTCGGCGGGGAGGCCCCCGCGACGACGTGGGCCGCGGCGACCGGCGCCTCCACCGAGGGCGCCGCCCTCGCCACCGTGCGCCTGCTCGCCGGACACGATTGACCGACGGGCCCCGCACGTCTCGTGGACGGTGCGGTTCGTCCGATCCGGCGACATCGCGTCGCGGACCGTGCTGCGCTCCCGGCCCGACCGTTGGACCTCCGGTGGGTCGCGGCGAGGCGCCCACCACCGGGGGACATCCGCCGTCACGCGGCGGACCCGGTCGGAGGCGGGACCGGGGGGTCCGTTCCTCCCGACCGGGCCGGACCGGGGGACCGGACGTGTGGTGCGTCCGGTCCCCCGTCCGGACTCCCTTGACCTCCACCATCGTCGAGGTCCACGGTCGGGGGCATGACCCCGGGCCACGGCGAGCTGTCGGTCGGGGAGGTCGCGCAGCGCAGCGGGGTCGCGGTGTCGGCCCTGCACTTCTACGAGCGCGAGGGCCTCATCTCGAGCCGCCGCACCGCCGGCAACCAGCGCCGGTTCCGCCGCGACGTGCTGCGCCGGATCGCCTTCATCCGGATCGCCCAGCGCGTGGGCGTCCCGCTGGCGCAGGTCCGGGCGGCCCTCGACGAGCTCCCCGACGCCCGCACCCCGACCCGCGCCGACTGGGAGCGGCTCTCCGCGTCCTGGCGGGCCGAGCTCGACGAGCGCATCCGCAGCCTCGAACAGCTCCGGGACGACTTCTCGGGGTGCATCGGGTGCGGGTGCCTGTCGATCGACCGGTGCCAGCTGGTGAACCCGGGCGACACGTTGGGGGCGGC contains:
- the soxR gene encoding redox-sensitive transcriptional activator SoxR, with translation MTPGHGELSVGEVAQRSGVAVSALHFYEREGLISSRRTAGNQRRFRRDVLRRIAFIRIAQRVGVPLAQVRAALDELPDARTPTRADWERLSASWRAELDERIRSLEQLRDDFSGCIGCGCLSIDRCQLVNPGDTLGAAGPGARVLRR